In the genome of Rhinolophus ferrumequinum isolate MPI-CBG mRhiFer1 chromosome 24, mRhiFer1_v1.p, whole genome shotgun sequence, one region contains:
- the LOC117016964 gene encoding 40S ribosomal protein S20, which yields MAFKDTGKTPVEPEVAIHRIRITLTSRNVKSLEKVCADLIRGAKEKNLKVKGPVRMPTKTLRITTRKTPCGEGSKTWDRFQMRIHKRLIDLHSPSEIVKQITSISIEPGVEVEVTIADA from the coding sequence ATGGCTTTTAAAGATACCGGCAAGACACCCGTGGAACCAGAGGTGGCGATTCACCGAATTAGAATTACTCTAACCAGCCGCAACGTAAAATCCTTGGAGAAGGTGTGTGCTGACTTGATCAGGGgcgcaaaggaaaaaaatctcaaagtaaaAGGACCAGTTCGGATGCCCACCAAGACTCTGAGAATCACTACAAGAAAAACTCCTTGTGGTGAAGGTTCTAAGACTTGGGATCGCTTTCAGATGAGGATCCACAAGCGACTGATTGACTTGCACAGTCCTTCTGAGATTGTTAAGCAGATTACTTCCATCAGTATTGAGCCAGGAGTCGAGGTTGAAGTCACCATTGCAGATGCTTAA